The Cryptomeria japonica chromosome 9, Sugi_1.0, whole genome shotgun sequence DNA segment gtaaatataataaatattaatatttatttatttaatttacaaataataatgaaataacaCATTTTAATTTATACATTTAATTTATAATAATTACTCATTTAGTTTTTCATTAATAAATAACGCAATAATAGCtttcattattttaaattatatattaaaagaaaattcattatCAAATAAGAAGACTTAtatcttttttaatttttcataatATTCATTTATTGAAATCAAATTAACATATTTAAACACATATAGACTAACTGTTTTTTTAATTTTCgatcaaacaaaaaatataaacTCGCAGTCATGCTTGACCATTATTATGCAATGCAAGAATGAATAAAACTATGCGGTGTGTGCAAGATTCCTTCATATTCATTGATTTCAATCGGCTAAACACCCATACCTTGCCCATGTTTTCGTCTTTGACATTGTAACAACATCCATTCACATTCAATTTCACATTAGTAGGGTTAGTCCATAAACCAACAAATGAAGCAATACATGTGCATTATATCATCATGTAATTTAACTTATGTGTCAAAATCAAATACATCTGTCATCCATAACATCACATGTATATCAACACACGATACTATGTGGGGGAAAAATGTGCGTGTTAAACTAAACAATTGAAATAacaaagaaaacaaccaaacaaaCCATTAAACTCGACACTTCGAGATAAGAATGTTAAAATCAAAATGAAgaacacaaatgacaagcaatgcAAACCAATATCCTCGCTTTGATTCGCTTATTCCAGgatttgatgtgtgctcatgaTGTCAACGGATGTTCGATTATGCTCCATGGATGCAAATATGAGTGAATATGAAAGTAATAATGAGGACGAGTAGTGATTTCGACAAAGTAATGATGCAAGTGAATGAAAAGTGTATCCTTTGCATAGAAAATGGATGGTTTATAtagaagatgagaggaaggagagggggtgtgaagaggagacacttgtcctcaaaggggACAATTGGCTCAACTAGAGGGGAAAGAGTGACATGTGTtccatgtctattttgggcaaagccacccaaaataggatattttccccaaaaagggggaaaagaggttaggatgtgcacatatggaggttTGGAGGATGACTAGGTTGGGGGAGGTTAGGATAGATAGGGTTGGTTGGGAGGTTTGGAGGATGACTAGGTTAGGGTTGGTTATGATAAGGGTTAGGTTAGATGgggggttaaagttaggagccatgtactCAAATGTGatagagaattaattaaattaactgaTTTAATTATTTCATGGTATTGGGAAAGAAGGggcattgattaattaaattaattaatcaaaagggggaaaatggacattaattaattagaggagtaggattgggggattaattaattaagaattaattaattggaggaaaggggatagggaaattaattaatcagaggaaagggatttaaatttgattaaattaattagtcaaatttaggtgtctacatttttcccctctttgtggTGGTGCTAAAATAGCGTCAGTGCGAAGAAAAATAAAATACCCGAGAGCGAGGAAGCGAAAAAAATTCCCCAAGCCCGACTGACAACGAAGGACGATGGAAGGGGtgccccctcgagagggtgcacGGGAAAAAAGGGGCCCAGGTGGCATCTTGAAAAAGACATTGCTCCAACCAACAAAAAGAAAGGGTACAAAAAACTGAACCAACAGGTGAAAATAACACCTCAAAAGGAGGTCTGGGGAAGGAGATATGCTCAAAACAATTTTATGGGGGCGCAAGGCGAAGAAAAGAGCTAAAAATGCACTATATAAGGCAAAAAAGTGCTTTTTGAAATTCATTCGTGCATGCTCATTTTCAGAAAAAAGAGCTTTGGAGAAGAAAACCTAGTGAAGGTAAGATGGCGGAACGGGTGAGACCGAGGCACCAAATGGACATGGTGCGGAACGTGAGGTGGCACGGGAGACCAGATTAAGAGGTATGTTCTAAAAAACAAGCTCTTTGTTAAATTTTTCACGAATTTTGGAATTTTTTCTATTTTGAGCAAATCAGTGTTTGCGGGGGAGGGGGGGGGGAACAAGGGGGGCAAACGTGGGGGGCAACCCTACGATGTGGGGGCGCAAGCCCGCTAACATGGGGGTTCATCCCCATTAACGCGGGTGTGCAACCCTGCTAACGTGGGGGTGCATCCCTGCTAATGCGGGTGTGCAACCCCACAGGCATGAGGGCGCTTCCCCGCTGACACCAGGGTGCAAACCCCCCGACGTGGGGGCACAAACCTGTGCACAGAGGGCCACACGGAAAGAAAGGGggcgaagaagaaaaagaaaaagatgggAGCGGGAAAAAGAAAATTTTCCCCATGGGTAGACGTGGTCTCACAAAAGGGACTGATAGATGGGCCGATGAAAAACACTTATTCATCGAAGAAGGGAAAGCAAGTTGCCAAAAAGGCGAATGAGGGGCTGGGGAAAATAAAGGCAAAGGAATGATAAGGTGTTGTTTGCTTGACGTGCAGTGGAGTGTGGACATTCTTATGAGCCGCGAGAGATATCTCAGGGTACTGAGGCTCAGAGAGGAGATAAGTGATGCAGAGCGGGCACACGTCGATGCGATAGGGCTGGGCTATGTGGTGTGGATGCCACACATTCGGTCACATATGACGATGCTAACAACATTGATAGAGCGATGGAGGAGCGAGACCTCTACCTTCCACTTGCCTATAGATGAGATGACTGTGACTCCTGAAGACGTATATCAGATCATGAGACTGCCGATACGAGGAGTTTGGCGTATTGCGAGGAGGATCGAGCAGGTGGAGGTCGTCAGACTCCTAACTGGAGGAGAGTTTCCCTTGCATTGGAGGATGCTATCACTGGAGCATGCGGCGACACAAGCACCGCCAGATAGATTGATATACATCTATATCTGTGCACTTGTTATTAGCTACATCATTCTAGATCGTGGCAAGAGGCCTATCGTACTGGGGATGATCCCAGTGGTTGTAGAGGCAGTGGATAGCAACGAGAGACCTATGGCTTGGGGTACCTTGGTTCTGATGGAGCTATACACAGAGCTCCATGAGATTGTACATCATCCGGGAAGGGGATTAAAAATTTTCACACtcttacaggtatgggcatgggagcatattgttGTCACGTGACTAGTGCCCAGATTGGATAGGGAACCAGCCGAGCCCGTGGCATTCAGCTAGAGGGGAACGTTGAGATACGAGGTTATTGATGATATTAACCATTGGAGGAAGACGCTTGATAGATTGACAATAGATGCTATCACATGGAGACCATATATGGGGATCACTCCATGGCCAGAGGATCAGTGACACATGTCGTACATGATGACAACGGGATACATCGTTGGGAGGTGGGAGTGGTTGATCGAGATGTATCGTCTGGACCGACTGCAATGATAGTTTGGGCAGGTATAGGATGTAGGTGCAACACCACATAGATTCTGACGTACCACCCGAGAGAGAGTGGTAGAGTTTGGGTCCTCAGTACAGGATAGAGCAGGTATCATTTCCACGTGGACTCGGATGGCTCCAGTTACATGGGATCCACGAGGGGGACCTGCAGATGTAGGGGTCACAACAACTTATAGAGAGTGGTGGGTGGAGGCTAGACCCAGGCCAGTCGGGAGATTGGGATTGGCACCACTCGCAGAGAGGAGGACATAGCCACTAGCCAGGGGGAGTAGGATTGGACACTATCAGCCAACCAGATGACCAGCCGAGACAGTGGAAGAGCGTGTGTTTCAGACAAGGTCCAGATCAATAGCAGGGTCTCAGAGGAAAGCAaaggagaggagagaggagaggagagaggtgGGAGAGGAGACAACACCCATGGATTTGGACTCATCACCATAGGCAGAGATAGGGGGATCAGAGGAGGAGGGGAAGGCCAGAGGTAGGAGCTCAGTAAGACCGATACCCGCCAGGATAGACAAGAGGGATGAGAGGGGAGAGGGGTCTGAAGAATCACCAGACCAGGCGACACATATTCGCACCCTCGATGAGGCACTAAGGAGGTTAGAGCACAGACTACAGGGTGTCACTATAGAGAGAGACAACCTGCATAGGGAGAGAGAAGGACTACACGAGGAGAGAGATGTTGTAGAGAGGGCTAGGAGACAGCTGCAGATAGATAAAGATAGGCTCCTCCAGGAGAGGGACACAACAGAGAGTGCCAGGGAACAACTACAAGTAGAGAGGGACAGTTTCCTCCGAGAGAGGGATGCAACTATAGCTGCGAGAGAGGTGATGGAGTACTCTCAACGGAGGACAGAGGAGACAGTGGCCAACTATCAAAGGGAGAGGGATGAGGCCAAGAGATAGGAAGGATCGAGCAGCAGAGGAGGGGGGGAGATACTGGCAGGTATGCTAAAGAGACAAATGGCCGAGATAGAGGCTCTATCTCATCAAGCGGGATGGTATAGGGCCAAGTATGAGCAGGTAGTACCATCAAGGCAGAGGAGGGAGGgggtgttggcatgattggcataactgatgcagatcaagAATGGTGACTGGACcgataaaggactgtttgtgatgacattgtgatgaagagattgagattgcatgatcggatgactttgattagttatttgtgttgtcattgatggcaactaatgtttactatgttatattttgtcatctaagtctttttggtctaccgtaAATGCCTTACCGGTATTATAGATAGTGAACTAGGAATTCAGACCTTAACCGATAAACGAGGAATGTTTTGATCTAATTTGGCGATTGGAGATGATtaaagtgttgtggtttggaatgtgaacttttatcattgtaatatgtatatgaccaaaaccgcatcatgttttggttatcagaaatcatgtttatgaattttgttgtatttttgctagggtttaaggctTGGTAAAAaattctcttaaccagtaatgatttttggtttggcggtgatctacatcaagttcaaatgttggtgatgatgtggcacaaaccgcgtgaagtgtttgaaatatgttttggcgcgtttggagagaaaatttcttgggaatatgcaaagttctTAGcgaagtgttctaagggtttgactttgtatgagatcgagatgcgatgatcattcaatggttgtagttgatttgtaattgattgtaatgatccatatgatgatcaatgatgatttgtaatgacctataaaatgttggtgatgatgtggcacaaaccgcgtgaagtgtttgaaatatgttttggcgcgtttggagagaaaatttcttgggaatatgcaaagttctTAGcgaagtgttctaagggtttgactttgtatgagatcgagatgcgatgatcattcaatggttgtagttgatttgtaattgattgtaatgatccatatgatgatcaatgatgatttgtaatgacctataaaagatctgtgatgatctatgttgtaagtcttagggttttgtaaccgactaagttgaaaaggttatttatgtcggtacagttgatgtttgtggtgtcggtggtttttgagaaaagtgtgaagttGAACCAGAGTATAAGATCTACCAGAGTGTAACAtatttggagcttaattggatctgatcaagaaagcagttaagtgttgtacccagatcattcactgttgttctctaacaattgcagcaatcaaaatctcttaaccgggtaggtcctaataggccttacattgtaaatcccttaaccgggtttctcTATACCAGAGTGTTAAATCCTTAGGTCAAAGCTCCTAAAAGgattcatcatctaaatcccttaaccaaatGACTcgtaacagggtctgctcctaacagggcatgttCGGAAAGAGTGCACATTTTTTGTGGgcaccaattcccatcgtggtttttccctatttaggtttccacatgaaaaacatggtgttcatatggtgaatttttttatgagctattatgttttactttcagtttatgcatattgatgaacacttaatgagttgttctgataaaccggtttaacagttggttattagTGATTGTcgataatggtaaagagtttattactggtttatgtttgatttgaagaagttttataagttcaagttttaagtttgaaattattgttaatgcCAATTCaaaccccctctcagtattaaacggatcctctaagattatcaattggtatcagagcatttgtcctctatgtgtagaaatataaacagcttgagggaaagatcctgaagaaagttgatgaaggagggtcccaagtttaccaaggacaactaccggatATGGAAAGACCGAATGAAGGTATACATTTAAAGATTGGGTGCtcaatattggaatcatgtgatgaaCAAGTATGTTCCTCCTACTACTagccccttgacaccagatgagcttaaagaacaacaagaaaacattcaagccttggaagcaattgtaatTACTTTATttgattctgagtatatagaaattcatggattagaaactgcatttgaggtatgggagaaattagaattgatttatggaggagatgaacatgttcaaagagcaaaagaagaaagtttaagagggaaatttgatgacatgaaaatggctaATGGTGAGAaaattgcacaatatggtcaaaggattaaagaggttgTAGGTggcattaagagtgttggaggtaagattgatgatgatattgttgttagtaaaatgcttagaactctcctaccacagtatgctattagagtttctacaattcaagaattgagatctatctctaaagataaagtcactattgattctcttattggaaagttgactgtgtttgagtta contains these protein-coding regions:
- the LOC131858417 gene encoding protein MAIN-LIKE 2-like is translated as MIRCCLLDVQWSVDILMSRERYLRVLRLREEISDAERAHVDAIGLGYVVWMPHIRSHMTMLTTLIERWRSETSTFHLPIDEMTVTPEDVYQIMRLPIRGVWRIARRIEQVEVVRLLTGGEFPLHWRMLSLEHAATQAPPDRLIYIYICALVISYIILDRGKRPIVLGMIPVVVEAVDSNERPMAWGTLVLMELYTELHEIVHHPGRGLKIFTLLQVWAWEHIVVT